In Acropora palmata chromosome 7, jaAcrPala1.3, whole genome shotgun sequence, one genomic interval encodes:
- the LOC141886377 gene encoding uncharacterized protein LOC141886377 encodes MDHRSSSASLAIIPVKVKSPGNDLIIETYAFLDNGSNVSFCSEELATQLGLSGRPTSLSLTTMDREDNRSASRIVSLQVMDLEEENAVELPCVFTRPKLPVSAKNGARQEDIDRWPHLSGVKLPKIDSNVGLLIGSDVPEALEPKEIRPSNGGPYATRTILGWVVNGPLGRIHSSAPATANFMRADAELTEQFRSYCNMEFNDSVYSNDISMSSNDKRALEIMSQTAVLKEGHYEIALPWKEETPYLHNNKAVAKHRLRSLKKRLLLDPDLLFKYKECMEDLLEKGYATSAPPASTPGKMWYLPHHAVVHPAKPGKVRVVFDCSAKYRGRSLNDQLLQGPDLTNPLVGVLTRFRQEPIAIMSDIEAMFHQVRVRSDDCDALRFLWWQKGDLNSRPQEYKMRVHLFGGVSSPSCGSFALQKTAKDNRAEFSPEAINTVKHDFYVEDCLKSVGSEHGAISLVKELTSLLSKGGFRLTKWLSNSRKVIESIPESERAKSVKDLDFDQTLIERPLGLKWHVASDPFRFSIVVKDRPPTRRGILSIVSSVYDLLGFVAPFVLQAKILLQDLCRKNFGWDDQIPEKELMRWTSWLEELPKLEQFSLERCLKQSDCAGIVSCQLHHFSDASEVAYGAVSYLRLADSQGNIRCSFLMGKSRLAPLKPLTIPRMELSAAVLSTRLDAMMRQELDIAIHNSFFWTDSTCVLRYLANDDRRYKIFVANRVAAIREQSSPSQWKYVNTKLNPADDASRGLSADAIIEDNRWIMGPDFLWMDEEVWPHDSIATSDPGEIADEEVKATFATDAVQAPARSIDLEELFKTFSSWMKLKRFVTWILRFKKNLRDLTARGMEKERSASKRKIQPINVEELRQAEKAIIEVVQSKAFKEELLSLKGPPKELKRSSSILRLDPILVDDIICVGGRLQKSSIRARAKHPAILPKNHHISDLIVRHHHQISGHPGIEHTLSLVRESYWIIKARITLRRVLASCSDCRKRQAPVGQQKMASLPEDRVNPSEPPFSRVGVDCFGPLNVRRGRSVVKRYGVLFTCLSIRAIHIEVADTLDTNSFINALRRVIARRGQPIQMRSDNDGNFVRGEKELREAVRNWNRDKIHNFLLAKNVKWSFNPPTGSHHGGVWERCIRTVRKVMGALAKEQPLDDEGLLTLVCEVEAIVNGRPITKVSDDPQDPEALMPNHLLLLRAGPSLPPGYFEKSDNYSRRRWRQV; translated from the coding sequence ATGGACCACCGGTCATCCTCAGCAAGCTTGGCAATAATTCCAGTTAAAGTGAAATCGCCCGGCAATGACCTTATCATAGAGACATACGCCTTCCTGGACAATGGGTCAAACGTTTCATTTTGCTCAGAAGAATTAGCCACCCAACTTGGCCTTTCAGGACGTCCAACGTCGTTATCCCTAACTACCATGGATAGAGAAGACAATAGAAGTGCCTCACGAATCGTTAGTCTGCAAGTAATGGATCTCGAGGAGGAAAATGCGGTCGAACTGCCGTGTGTATTCACAAGGCCAAAGCTACCGGTATCAGCAAAGAACGGAGCTCGTCAGGAGGACATCGATCGCTGGCCTCACCTCAGTGGTGTAAAGCTTCCCAAGATTGACTCCAACGTTGGGCTGCTAATTGGAAGCGACGTTCCTGAAGCGCTCGAGCCAAAAGAAATAAGACCCAGCAATGGCGGACCGTACGCGACGAGGACCATCCTTGGTTGGGTGGTCAACGGGCCACTTGGAAGAATTCACTCTTCTGCCCCTGCCACTGCGAACTTCATGAGAGCTGATGCTGAACTTACCGAACAGTTTCGCAGCTATTGCAACATGGAATTTAACGATTCTGTGTACAGCAACGACATCTCTATGTCATCAAATGATAAGCGTGCTTTGGAGATCATGTCGCAGACAGCAGTTCTAAAAGAAGGCCACTACGAGATCGCTTTGCCGTGGAAGGAAGAAACCCCATATCTCCATAACAACAAGGCAGTCGCCAAGCATCGACTCAGATCCCTAAAGAAACGCCTGCTACTCGATCCAGATCTACTATTCAAGTACAAAGAATGTATGGAAGACCTGCTAGAAAAGGGGTACGCCACATCGGCACCTCCAGCGTCCACTCCGGGAAAGATGTGGTATCTCCCTCACCATGCAGTTGTCCACCCCGCTAAGCCTGGAAAGGTCCGTGTAGTCTTCGACTGCTCTGCAAAGTATCGGGGACGTTCCCTCAATGATCAGTTGCTACAGGGGCCGGACCTCACAAACCCACTCGTCGGAGTCTTAACCCGCTTTCGACAAGAACCTATCGCCATCATGTCGGACATCGAAGCGATGTTTCATCAAGTACGAGTAAGGTCAGATGACTGCGATGCTCTGCGATTCCTATGGTGGCAAAAGGGAGATCTTAATTCGCGACCTCAAGAATACAAGATGAGAGTTCACCTATTCGGAGGAGTATCCTCGCCAAGCTGTGGTAGCTTCGCCCTCCAAAAAACGGCTAAAGATAACAGGGCAGAATTTTCACCAGAGGCTATTAACACTGTGAAGCATGATTTTTATGTGGAAGATTGCCTAAAATCAGTTGGATCCGAACATGGCGCTATTTCCTTGGTTAAGGAATTGACAAGTCTTCTGAGTAAAGGTGGCTTCCGCCTGACAAAATGGCTTTCTAACTCCCGCAAGGTGATCGAGTCAATCCCCGAGTCAGAGCGGGCAAAGTCGGTCAAAGACCTGGACTTTGATCAGACTCTCATCGAACGACCTCTCGGCCTGAAATGGCACGTTGCATCAGATCCCTTTCGCTTCAGCATTGTCGTCAAAGACAGACCGCCTACCAGAAGAGGAATACTCTCCATAGTTAGCTCTGTCTATGATCTGCTTGGATTCGTGGCACCTTTCGTTCTTCAGGCCAAGATCTTACTTCAAGACCTTTGCCGTAAAAACTTTGGCTGGGATGATCAGATTCCCGAGAAGGAACTAATGCGATGGACAAGCTGGCTGGAGGAGCTACCGAAACTAGAGCAATTCTCCCTTGAAAGATGCCTCAAGCAATCCGACTGTGCCGGCATTGTCTCCTGCCAATTACATCACTTCTCCGATGCTTCGGAAGTTGCATATGGTGCTGTTTCCTACCTGAGGCTTGCAGACTCCCAGGGTAACATTCGatgctcttttctcatgggaAAGTCTCGTCTCGCTCCTTTAAAACCGCTCACAATTCCAAGGATGGAGTTGTCCGCTGCTGTGTTGTCCACAAGGCTCGATGCGATGATGCGACAAGAGTTGGATATTGCCATCCACAATTCTTTCTTCTGGACAGACAGTACCTGTGTCCTCCGGTATTTGGCTAACGATGACCGAAGATATAAGATCTTTGTGGCAAATCGAGTGGCGGCAATTCGAGAACAATCGTCCCCCAGCCAGTGGAAATACGTCAACACGAAATTGAACCCAGCAGATGATGCCTCAAGAGGCTTATCAGCCGACGCTATAATAGAAGACAATCGATGGATCATGGGACCAGACTTCTTGTGGATGGATGAAGAAGTCTGGCCACACGACTCGATCGCTACCAGCGACCCAGGGGAGATTGCTGATGAAGAAGTCAAGGCCACTTTTGCGACCGATGCTGTTCAAGCGCCAGCTAGAAGCATTGATTTAGAAGAACTGTTCAAGACATTCTCGTCATGGATGAAGCTGAAAAGATTTGTCACATGGATACTCCGCTTTAAAAAGAATCTACGCGACCTAACCGCCAGAGGCATGGAGAAAGAGCGCTCAGCGTCTAAAAGGAAGATCCAACCCATAAATGTGGAAGAATTGCGCCAAGCCGAGAAGGCAATAATCGAAGTTGTCCAAAGTAAAGCTTTCAAGGAAGAACTGCTGTCCCTTAAAGGTCCCCCAAAGGAATTAAAGAGATCAAGCAGCATTTTAAGACTGGACCCCATACTAGTAGATGACATCATATGTGTGGGCGGCCGGTTACAGAAGTCGTCAATACGAGCTCGAGCCAAACATCCTGCGATCCTTCCAAAGAACCATCACATCTCAGACCTCATTGTACGCCATCATCACCAGATCAGTGGTCACCCAGGGATTGAACACACCCTATCTCTTGTTCGCGAGAGTTATTGGATCATCAAGGCACGAATAACCCTCCGCCGCGTCCTGGCTTCATGTTCTGATTGTAGGAAGAGACAAGCTCCCGTAGGTCAACAGAAGATGGCTAGTTTACCGGAGGACCGTGTGAACCCATCCGAGCCTCCATTCAGCCGTGTCGGCGTTGACTGCTTTGGCCCACTTAACGTGCGTAGAGGAAGAAGTGTTGTCAAGAGATATGGAGTGCTGTTCACTTGCCTTTCTATCCGTGCTATTCACATTGAGGTAGCTGACACCCTTGACACCAATTCTTTTATAAATGCTCTCAGGCGAGTCATTGCGAGGAGAGGACAGCCGATACAGATGAGGTCCGATAATGATGGAAACTTTGTGCGAGGTGAGAAGGAGTTACGTGAAGCTGTCCGCAATTGGAACCGAGACAAAATCCACAACTTTCTGTTGGCAAAGAACGTCAAATGGAGCTTCAATCCCCCTACAGGATCCCATCATGGAGGCGTCTGGGAACGTTGTATCCGCACAGTCAGGAAGGTGATGGGTGCACTTGCTAAAGAACAACCCCTAGACGATGAAGGCTTGCTAACCCTCGTGTGTGAGGTTGAAGCTATTGTGAATGGACGACCAATCACCAAGGTATCGGACGACCCTCAAGACCCAGAGGCTCTCATGCCAAACCACCTATTGCTGCTGCGAGCAGGACCATCCCTTCCCCCAGGCTATTTTGAGAAGTCTGACAACTACTCTCGACGAAGATGGCGGCAAGTCTAG
- the LOC141886374 gene encoding uncharacterized protein LOC141886374 isoform X3, which yields MATGSEYTEEQLNYYRICCITTDELTDGLRTIFKQEWDNRYATTLGEWKDEAKNGQDFKNGESPRNQASNRELLATMINGNRAEWDCSMLFYAILYSDCIGRGLNVVVRSNIDDLRKFRYQDFAHLPRGQISEPKFQSAITKLQGVFQALGLSTVKIQEIRNQANFSISHLNKILKEVDKLKQEVKVLEEQLQSETTPFCILPPQPPRDVAARKDEVQQTLGPQHRDVATSYNNLATVLRDQGDLKQAKEYHERALAIRQQTLGPQHPDVATSYNNLAIVVSDQGDLKQAKEYHERALAIRQLILGPQHPDVATSYNNLATVLRDQGDLKQAKEYHERALAIRQQTLGPQHPDVATSYNNLATVLRDQGDLKQAMEYLERALAIRQQTLGPQHPDVATSYNNLAKALRDQGDLKQAKAYHKRALAIRQQTLGPQHPDVATSYNNLAIVVSDQGELKQAKEYHERALAIRQLTLGPQHRDVATSYNNLATVLRDQGDLKQAKEYHERALAIRQQTLGPQHRDVATAYNNLATVLRDQGDLKQAMEYLERALAIREQTLGPQHPDVATSYNNLAKVLRDQGDLKQAKKYHERALAIREQTLGPQHPDVATLYNNLAIVVSDQGDLKQAKEYHERALAIRQQTLGPQHPDVATSYDNLATVLRDQGDLKQAKEYHERALAIRQLILGPQHPDVATSYDNLATVLRDQGDLEQAKDNHVRALAIREKNLGPQHPDVATSYNNLATVLRDQGDLKQAKEYHECALAIRQQTLGPQHPDVATSYNNLAIVVSDQGDLKQAKEYHERALAIRQLILGPQHPDVATSYNNLATVLRDQGDLKQAKEYHERALAIRQQTLGPQHPDVATSYNNLATVLRDQGDLKQAMEYLERALAIRQQTLGRQHPGVAIFYNNLAIVLRDQGDVKQAREYHERALAIRQQTLGPQHPDVATSYKNLASILKYQASGAEADKTEIQGQEYYEQGNYDEDSSGQTSETREEDLRHEIHKLQLKEEPDKVAIFEGTVTSEALHLDLNEGAIHLTFPPDTVAEPTDIMVYKWKYGACLPQLTEHEAVVSNVIEISAAPEVGGLKFNSEVKLVLSHSAAGLEGYEVVLKRLIDKEKNQWEETAGCDDIRQVSDIEDDHPCPNNVPYSFPVVRAGITKCSLYVVVSRLKLSRKYTITVNGGTFAHPDYPEVTITVPQKAVATETRLSLELKVQEVPQDEFQGHGLFCGPILRILCSSSATFLEPVTIQLPVSLGNELVNIPQPSDCRVRMFFHSPERETKEWVEISDKLENPASYDGRLVKFKVQRFSGYAFVLDRTIIGSGVVAFGIIAYLSSVTSNQPLLANFFAYFDPKERINSRDILFLICCPAHRSKDVKQELEKAGLTSHEATSRRDLIPGRDKAFVFVSGGITFASLEDMAGGCYLRFDGNESHKAQPQVDLVSDQVHCKVEFRDTPNTTVNKNLLSTLNLKWSSSSIDRQARQLVL from the exons ATGGCCACGGGATCAGAATATACAGAGGAGCAACTCAACTACTACAGGATTTGTTGTATTACCACTGACGAGTTAACGGACGGTCTGAGAACAATCTTCAAACAGGAATGGGACAACCGATATGCAACTACACTTGGAGAATGGAAAGATGAGGCCAAAAACGGGCAAGACTTCAAAAACGGGGAGTCTCCACGAAACCAAGCAAGTAATCGAGAACTATTAGCAACCATGATCAATGGAAATAGAGCCGAATGGGATTGCTCAATGCTGTTTTACGCTATCCTGTATTCCGATTGTATTGGCCGTGGTCTGAATGTAGTAGTGCGGTCAAACATAGATGATCTGAGAAAATTCCGTTACCAAGACTTTGCTcatttgcctcgaggccagaTCTCTGAGCCGAAGTTTCAAAGTGCAATCACCAAACTCCAGGGTGTGTTTCAAGCTCTTGGCCTCTCCACTGTAAAGATCCAAGAAATCAGAAATCAAGCAAATTTTTCCATCAGCCATTTGAATAAGATCTTAAAAGAAGTTGACAAGCTCAAGCAGGAAGTTAAAGTCCTTGAAGAGCAATTGCAGAGTGAGACCACGCCCTTTTGCATCCTTCCGCCTCAGCCTCCGCGCGATGTTGCCGCGCGAAAGGATGAGGtgcaacaaactttggggcctcaacatcgTGATGTCGCAACttcttataacaacttagctacTGTTCTTCgtgatcaaggtgacctgaagcaagcaaaagagtatcatgagcgtgctcttgctattaggcaacaaactttggggcctcaacatcctgatgtcgcaaCTTCGtataacaacttagctattGTAGTTAGTGATCAAGGTGACCtaaagcaagcaaaggagtatcatgagcgtgctcttgctattaggcaACTCATtttggggcctcaacatcctgatgtcgcaacttcttataacaacttagctacTGTTCTTCgtgatcaaggtgacctgaagcaagcaaaggagtatcatgagcgtgctcttgctattaggcaacaaactttggggcctcaacatcctgatgtcgcaacttcttataacaacttagctacTGTTCTTCgtgatcaaggtgacctgaagcaagcaaTGGAGTATCttgagcgtgctcttgctattaggcaacaaactttggggcctcaacatcctgatgtcgcaacttcttataacaacttagctaAGGCACTTCgtgatcaaggtgacctgaagcaagcaaaggcGTATCATaagcgtgctcttgctattaggcaacaaactttggggcctcaacatcctgatgtcgcaaCTTCGtataacaacttagctattGTAGTTAGTGATCAAGGTGAGCtaaagcaagcaaaggagtatcatgagcgtgctcttgctattaggcaactcactttggggcctcaacatcgTGATGTCGCAACttcttataacaacttagctacTGTTCTTCgtgatcaaggtgacctgaagcaagcaaaggagtatcatgagcgtgctcttgctattaggcaacaaactttggggcctcaacatcgTGATGTCGCAACTGcttataacaacttagctacTGTTCTTCgtgatcaaggtgacctgaagcaagcaaTGGAGTATCttgagcgtgctcttgctattagggaacaaactttggggcctcaacatcctgatgtcgcaacttcttataacaacttagctaAGGTACTTCgtgatcaaggtgacctgaagcaagcaaagaagtatcatgagcgtgctcttgctattagggaacaaactttggggcctcaacatcctgatgtcgcaaCTTTGtataacaacttagctattGTAGTTAgtgatcaaggtgacctgaagcaagcaaaggagtatcatgagcgtgctcttgctattaggcaacaaactttggggcctcaacatcctgatgtcgcaaCTTCTTATGACAACTTAGCTACTGTTCTTCgtgatcaaggtgacctgaagcaagcaaaggagtatcatgagcgtgctcttgctattaggcaACTCATtttggggcctcaacatcctgatgtcgcaaCTTCTTATGACAACTTAGCTACTGTTCTTCgtgatcaaggtgacctgGAGCAAGCAAAGGATAATCATGtgcgtgctcttgctattagggaaaaaaatttggggcctcaacatcctgatgtcgcaacttcttataacaacttagctacTGTTCTTCgtgatcaaggtgacctgaagcaagcaaaggagtatcatgagtgtgctcttgctattaggcaacaaactttggggcctcaacatcctgatgtcgcaaCTTCGtataacaacttagctattGTAGTTAGTGATCAAGGTGACCtaaagcaagcaaaggagtatcatgagcgtgctcttgctattaggcaACTCATtttggggcctcaacatcctgatgtcgcaaCTTCGtataacaacttagctacTGTTCTTCgtgatcaaggtgacctgaagcaagcaaaggagtatcatgagcgtgctcttgctattaggcaacaaactttggggcctcaacatcctgatgtcgcaacttcttataacaacttagctacTGTTCTTCgtgatcaaggtgacctgaagcaagcaaTGGAGTATCttgagcgtgctcttgctattaggcaacaaactttggggcGTCAACATCCTGGtgtcgcaattttttataacaacttagctattGTACTTCGTGATCAAGGTGACGTGAAGCAAGCAAGggagtatcatgagcgtgctcttgctattaggcaacaaactttggggcctcaacatcctgatgtcgcaaCTTCTTATAAGAACTTAGCCTCTATCCTGAAATATCAAG CATCTGGAGCTGAAGCCGATAAAACGGAAATACAGGGACAGGAGTATTATGAACAGGGCAACTATGACGAAGATTCGAGCGGGCAGACAAGTGAGACGAGAGAAGAGGATTTGCGTCACGAAATCCACAAACTACAGTTGAAAGAAGAACCAGACAAAGTGGCAATATTCGA agGAACTGTGACCAGCGAGGCCCTCCACTTGGACCTAAATGAAGGGGCTATTCACCTAACCTTCCCTCCCGATACTGTGGCTGAGCCCACCGATATAATGGTCTATAAATGGAAGTATGGTGCCTGTTTACCTCAACTCACGGAGCATGAGGCTGTCGTGAGTAATGTGATTGAGATCTCTGCCGCCCCGGAAGTTGGGGGCTTAAAATTCAACAGTGAGGTGAAATTGGTTCTTTCACACAGTGCTGCAGGCCTTGAGGGCTACGAGGTGGTTTTGAAAAGACTCATAGATAAGGAGAAGAATCAATGGGAAGAAACAGCTGGATGTGATGATATCCGACAAGTTTCAG ATATCGAGGATGATCACCCATGTCCAAATAACGTTCCATATTCCTTTCCTGTGGTACGAGCTGGTATTACAAAGTGTTCATTGTATGTTGTGGTATCTCGGCTGAAGTTATCTAGAAAATACACCATCACAGTCAATGGCGGAACATTCGCCCACCCCGATTATCCTGAAGTCACAATCACAGTACCTCAAAAGGCTGTTGCAACCGAAACAAGACTTTCTTTGGAACTAAAG GTTCAGGAGGTTCCTCAGGATGAATTTCAGGGTCACGGTCTGTTTTGTGGACCAATACTACGTATTCTTTGCTCTTCAAGTGCCACATTTTTGGAGCCTGTTACAATACAGTTACCTGTTTCTCTTGGAAATGAGCTGGTAAATATTCCACAACCTTCTGATTGTCGTGTCAGGATGTTTTTTCACAGCCCGGAGAGAGAAACCAAGGAATGGGTTGAAATTTCTGACAAGCTTGAAAATCCTGCAAGTTAcgatggcagacttgttaagtTCAAGGTTCAGCGCTTCTCAGG ATACGCTTTCGTCCTTGATCGGACCATTATTGGGTCTGGTGTTGTTGCTTTTGGGATCATTGCCTATCTCTCGAGCGTCACATCTAATCAGCCGCTGTTAGCAAACTTCTTCGCTTATTTTGATCCAAAAGAACGCATCAATTCTCGCGATATCTTGTTCCTTATCTGCTGTCCTGCTCACCGAAGCAAAGATGTCAAACAAGAACTTGAAAAGGCTGGTTTAACATCTCACGAAGCCACTTCCAGAAGAGACTTGATCCCTGGGCGTGATAAGGCATTTGTGTTCGTGTCTGGAGGAATTACCTTTGCTAGTTTGGAAGACATGGCCGGAGGTTGTTATCTAAG